One window of the Candidatus Bathyarchaeota archaeon genome contains the following:
- a CDS encoding ferredoxin family protein, with the protein MPIDPEFQKKRRKVGEQEGVAIWEPYQPPQKLGIRGTNVAVDWDICEGHGICIEVCPVQLYEWRETPGHPKSERKAFPARESDCIQCLSCETQCPVKAIKITPP; encoded by the coding sequence TTGCCAATTGACCCTGAGTTCCAGAAGAAAAGAAGGAAGGTAGGTGAACAGGAGGGCGTGGCAATATGGGAACCGTATCAGCCGCCACAGAAGCTTGGCATACGTGGAACAAATGTTGCAGTAGACTGGGACATCTGTGAGGGGCATGGAATCTGTATTGAGGTCTGCCCTGTTCAGCTATATGAGTGGCGTGAGACTCCTGGTCATCCGAAATCGGAGAGAAAAGCCTTTCCAGCGCGAGAATCAGATTGCATACAATGTCTCTCCTGTGAGACGCAGTGTCCAGTAAAAGCCATAAAGATTACGCCTCCATAA